A window from Candidatus Delongbacteria bacterium encodes these proteins:
- a CDS encoding PAS domain S-box protein produces the protein MTIHPDRSETLGQLRERLLALEHMLRKRFQDLGAGSDLSPRLGHETALMLQEMGDLVPAPLFFVHPQGRITFCNQALGDLLGLTRSQVEGHPTTEFLPRLGLEEILAGGAERMPLELESGLKRPDGRELPVQVRLCVLRDEQQGALGLLGSVQDLSPQLETLSALRQSEIRYRGLFEEALDAIFLMEGERFVECNPAASRMFGRSAAELAGMRPLELSPPLQRDGIPSEQRAARHIAAAAAGKRQFFEWLHARVDGSTFDAEVSLSPLDLGERHFLLAIVRDITDRKYAEAVLKASEEFNRGLIQHAPMGVMYVDLSGVLVYENPAMEQMMGVPRQAASRALGRPLAELPGLHGVPIDDLLERVGRGEVVRNLELDYTSIYGVRSQLLVQISPHADAFGRVSGAIFMVQDVTELRNLEQQLRQAQKLDAIGSLAGGLAHDFNNLLTGISGNAELALQHMDEPDSVRRYLQDQIQICQRAAELTRRLLTFSRQEEMAPRPLLLQRLLDDLENMLRRLIGESVELEWLKDDEGWAIRADPGQIEQVVINLVVNARDAMPDGGKLSLRVRNLELSPGQARRVMSLPPGPYVQLEVSDTGHGIEENLHSRIFEPFFTTKALGKGTGLGLSIVYAIVKKCGGAITVESRPGSGTRFRLYFPSIGALQVRQIEVPQESGELPRGSETILVLEDEPAVRELTVRLLEHCGYQVLAAADGMEALELARAQPRPADLIFSDVIMPGMSGPAAVRRLLEIWPDARVLFCSGYTDGELSRHDLSPAQGAPLLGKPFTLESLSRRVRQALETPAGARGSGA, from the coding sequence ATGACGATCCACCCGGACCGCTCGGAAACCCTGGGCCAGCTGCGCGAGCGCCTGCTGGCGCTGGAACACATGCTACGGAAGCGCTTCCAGGATCTGGGCGCCGGCAGCGACTTGAGCCCGCGCCTGGGCCACGAAACCGCCTTGATGCTGCAGGAAATGGGCGACCTGGTGCCCGCGCCGCTGTTCTTCGTCCACCCGCAGGGGCGGATCACCTTCTGCAACCAGGCCCTGGGCGACCTGCTGGGCCTGACCCGCAGCCAGGTGGAGGGCCACCCGACGACGGAGTTCCTGCCCCGGCTCGGGCTGGAGGAGATCCTGGCGGGCGGCGCGGAGCGCATGCCCCTGGAGTTGGAGAGCGGCCTGAAGCGGCCGGACGGCCGCGAGCTGCCGGTCCAGGTCCGGCTCTGCGTTCTGCGTGACGAGCAGCAGGGCGCGCTGGGCCTGCTGGGCAGCGTGCAGGACCTGAGCCCGCAGCTGGAGACCTTGAGCGCCCTGCGCCAGAGCGAGATCCGCTACCGCGGCCTGTTCGAGGAAGCCCTGGACGCCATCTTCCTGATGGAGGGCGAGCGCTTTGTCGAGTGCAATCCCGCCGCCTCGCGCATGTTCGGGCGCTCCGCGGCGGAGTTGGCGGGCATGCGGCCGCTGGAACTCTCGCCACCCCTGCAGCGCGACGGGATTCCCAGCGAACAGCGCGCCGCCCGGCACATCGCCGCCGCCGCGGCGGGCAAGCGCCAGTTCTTCGAGTGGCTGCACGCCCGGGTGGACGGCAGCACCTTCGACGCCGAGGTCTCGCTCTCGCCCCTGGACCTGGGGGAGCGCCACTTCCTGCTGGCCATCGTGCGCGACATCACCGACCGCAAGTACGCCGAGGCGGTCCTCAAGGCCTCGGAGGAATTCAACCGGGGTCTGATCCAGCACGCGCCCATGGGCGTGATGTACGTGGACCTCTCCGGCGTCCTGGTCTACGAGAATCCCGCCATGGAGCAGATGATGGGCGTGCCGCGCCAGGCGGCCTCCCGGGCGCTGGGCCGGCCCCTGGCCGAACTGCCCGGCCTGCACGGCGTGCCCATCGACGACCTGCTGGAGCGGGTGGGGCGCGGCGAGGTGGTGCGCAACCTGGAGCTGGACTACACCTCGATCTACGGGGTGCGCAGCCAGCTGCTGGTGCAGATCTCGCCCCACGCGGATGCCTTCGGACGGGTGAGCGGGGCGATCTTCATGGTCCAGGACGTCACCGAGCTGCGCAACCTGGAGCAGCAGCTGCGCCAGGCCCAGAAGCTGGACGCCATCGGCAGCCTGGCGGGCGGCCTGGCCCACGATTTCAACAATCTGCTGACGGGAATCAGCGGCAACGCCGAGCTGGCGCTCCAGCACATGGACGAGCCGGACTCCGTGCGCCGCTACCTGCAGGACCAGATCCAGATCTGCCAGCGCGCGGCGGAGCTGACCCGCCGGCTGCTGACCTTCAGCCGCCAGGAGGAGATGGCCCCCCGGCCGCTCCTGCTGCAGCGCCTGCTGGACGATCTGGAGAACATGCTGCGCCGGCTGATCGGCGAGTCGGTGGAGCTGGAGTGGCTCAAGGACGACGAGGGCTGGGCCATCCGGGCGGATCCCGGGCAGATCGAGCAGGTGGTGATCAACCTGGTGGTGAACGCCCGCGACGCCATGCCCGACGGCGGCAAGCTGAGCCTGCGCGTGCGAAACCTGGAACTCAGCCCCGGCCAGGCCCGGCGCGTGATGAGCCTGCCGCCCGGCCCCTACGTCCAGCTGGAGGTGAGCGACACGGGCCACGGGATCGAGGAGAACCTGCACAGCCGGATCTTCGAACCCTTCTTCACCACCAAGGCCCTGGGCAAGGGCACGGGGCTGGGGCTCTCCATCGTCTACGCCATTGTCAAGAAGTGCGGCGGCGCCATCACCGTGGAGAGCCGGCCGGGCTCGGGCACGCGTTTCCGGCTCTATTTCCCCTCCATCGGGGCTCTGCAGGTCCGCCAGATCGAAGTGCCCCAGGAGAGCGGCGAACTGCCCCGGGGCAGCGAGACCATCCTGGTGCTGGAGGACGAACCCGCCGTGCGCGAGCTGACCGTGCGGCTGCTGGAGCACTGCGGCTACCAGGTGCTGGCCGCCGCCGACGGGATGGAGGCCCTGGAGTTGGCCCGCGCCCAGCCCCGGCCCGCCGACCTGATCTTCAGCGACGTGATCATGCCCGGGATGAGCGGGCCCGCCGCCGTGCGGCGCCTGCTGGAGATCTGGCCCGACGCGCGCGTGCTGTTCTGCAGCGGGTACACGGACGGCGAACTCAGCCGCCACGACCTGAGCCCCGCCCAGGGCGCGCCCCTGCTCGGCAAGCCCTTCACGCTGGAATCGCTGAGCCGGCGCGTGCGCCAGGCCCTGGAGACGCCGGCCGGCGCGCGGGGGTCCGGCGCATGA
- a CDS encoding DUF309 domain-containing protein, with amino-acid sequence MSTPTEQRRSLAARGLRQARRGHSFSAHEIWEELWLELSGDDRLWLQALIQLAVSQLHRESGNNSGALSLREKATVKLGRLAASDFHEPEWAAGLGLPLPCHLLVRLARPDGESRPDELWADAPPQGETS; translated from the coding sequence ATGAGCACGCCCACCGAGCAGCGGCGCTCGCTGGCCGCCCGCGGGTTGCGCCAGGCCCGCCGCGGGCACAGCTTTTCCGCCCACGAGATCTGGGAGGAGCTCTGGCTGGAGCTGAGCGGGGACGACCGGCTCTGGCTGCAGGCGCTGATCCAGCTGGCCGTCTCCCAGCTGCACCGGGAAAGCGGCAACAACTCGGGCGCCCTGAGTCTGCGGGAGAAGGCCACGGTCAAGCTGGGCCGGCTGGCGGCGTCGGACTTCCACGAGCCCGAGTGGGCCGCGGGGCTGGGTCTGCCGTTGCCCTGCCACCTGCTGGTGCGCCTGGCCCGCCCGGACGGGGAGAGCCGGCCCGACGAACTCTGGGCGGACGCCCCGCCCCAAGGCGAGACCTCGTGA
- the nth gene encoding endonuclease III yields MSRRAGESATARRTRARALAQRLREAYPDSGCALRHASALELLVSTILSAQCTDARVNQVTPGLFGRWPDAAALAGAGLEELAGAVHSCGYHNQKARAIQGCCRLIVEEHAGRVPDRLEELVRLPGVGRKTANCVLGTWYGQPAVVVDTHMIRILGLLDLTESRDPVQIEREVMDLLPPEEWVAFTHRIIDHGRAVCVARRPRCADCGLADLCPAAST; encoded by the coding sequence GTGAGTCGGCGGGCGGGAGAGTCCGCGACCGCCCGGCGGACCCGGGCCCGGGCGCTGGCGCAGCGGCTGCGGGAGGCCTACCCGGACAGCGGCTGCGCGCTTCGGCACGCCTCGGCGCTGGAGCTGCTGGTCTCCACCATCCTGTCCGCCCAGTGCACGGACGCCCGGGTCAACCAGGTGACGCCGGGCCTGTTCGGGCGCTGGCCCGACGCCGCGGCCCTGGCCGGGGCCGGGCTGGAGGAGCTGGCCGGGGCCGTGCACAGCTGCGGCTACCACAACCAGAAGGCTCGCGCCATCCAGGGCTGCTGCCGGCTGATCGTCGAGGAGCACGCGGGGCGCGTGCCCGACCGGCTGGAGGAGCTGGTGCGGCTGCCCGGGGTGGGCCGCAAGACGGCCAACTGCGTGCTGGGCACCTGGTACGGCCAGCCCGCCGTGGTGGTGGACACGCACATGATCCGCATCCTGGGCCTGCTTGACCTGACGGAGTCCCGGGATCCGGTGCAGATCGAGCGCGAAGTGATGGACCTGCTGCCGCCGGAGGAGTGGGTGGCCTTCACCCACCGGATCATCGACCACGGCCGGGCGGTCTGCGTGGCCCGGCGGCCGCGCTGCGCGGACTGCGGCCTGGCGGACCTCTGCCCCGCGGCGAGTACGTGA
- the folE gene encoding GTP cyclohydrolase I FolE, giving the protein MTPADLTRVEELTRELLARLGENPEREGLLRTPQRVAKAWEFLSNGYRMDLGKLLNDAVFHEDCSEMVVVKDVEFFSLCEHHLLPFFGRAHVGYLPRGKVIGLSKIPRIIDMHARRLQVQERLTHEVAQTLMRVLEPGGVAVVLEARHMCMQMRGVEKQNSYATTSAMLGEFHDDQETRAEFMSIIGMKTI; this is encoded by the coding sequence ATGACGCCCGCCGACCTGACCCGGGTGGAGGAACTCACCCGCGAACTGCTGGCCCGCCTGGGCGAGAACCCGGAGCGCGAGGGTCTGCTGCGCACGCCGCAGCGGGTGGCCAAGGCCTGGGAATTCCTCTCGAACGGCTACCGAATGGACCTGGGCAAGCTGCTCAACGACGCGGTCTTCCACGAGGACTGCAGCGAGATGGTGGTCGTCAAGGACGTGGAGTTCTTCAGCCTCTGCGAGCATCACCTGCTGCCCTTCTTCGGCCGCGCCCACGTGGGCTACCTGCCGCGTGGCAAGGTCATCGGGCTCTCCAAGATTCCGCGGATCATCGACATGCACGCCCGGCGCCTGCAGGTGCAGGAGCGCCTGACCCACGAGGTGGCCCAGACCCTGATGCGCGTGCTGGAGCCCGGCGGCGTGGCCGTGGTGCTGGAGGCCCGCCACATGTGCATGCAGATGCGCGGCGTGGAGAAGCAGAACAGCTACGCCACCACCAGCGCCATGCTGGGCGAGTTCCACGACGACCAGGAGACCCGGGCGGAGTTCATGTCGATCATCGGGATGAAGACCATCTGA
- a CDS encoding FumA C-terminus/TtdB family hydratase beta subunit: protein MEFTYHDPFPLGPDTTPYALLGQDDVKLQAFQGDELLYVGHEALSLLARRAFSDVNYLLRPSHQELVARILDDPEASDNDRYVAQAMLRNAVISAERQLPFCQDTGTAIIYAKKGHHVATSGRDEEALSRGVFRAYTQESFRYSQMLPLSMYEERNSGSNLPAQIDIVASHGTDYRFLFVAKGGGSANKSQLFQMTKAVLTPAALKPFLVDKMRTLGTAACPPYHLTFVIGGTSAETVMKTVKLASCGWYDSLPTQGGPGGAAFRDLELEAELLEESRRLGIGAQFGGKYFCHDVRVIRLPRHGASCPIGMGVSCSADRNIKGRIDAEGVWLEELELDPGRFLTGRQLDASTSVPVDLNRPMTEIREELSQYPVKTLLRLSGKLVVARDMAHARLFEMLQAGQPLPAYFRDHPIYYAGPAKTPNGKATGSFGPTTAQRMDPYVDAFQKAGGSHVMIAKGNRGQVVTEACQANGGFYLGSPGGPAALLAQEHIFSQKVLDFVEFGMEAVWEIEVRDFPAIILVDDKGNDFFRQLL from the coding sequence ATGGAATTCACGTATCACGACCCCTTCCCCCTGGGCCCGGACACCACGCCCTACGCCCTGCTGGGCCAGGATGACGTGAAGCTGCAGGCCTTCCAGGGCGACGAGCTGCTCTACGTGGGGCACGAGGCCCTCTCCCTGCTGGCCCGCCGCGCCTTCTCCGACGTCAACTACCTGCTGCGGCCCAGCCATCAGGAACTGGTGGCCCGCATCCTGGACGACCCCGAGGCCAGCGACAACGACCGTTACGTGGCCCAGGCCATGCTGCGCAACGCGGTCATCTCCGCCGAGCGCCAGCTGCCCTTCTGCCAGGACACGGGCACGGCCATCATCTACGCCAAGAAGGGCCACCACGTGGCCACCTCCGGCCGCGACGAGGAGGCCCTCTCGCGCGGCGTCTTCCGGGCCTACACGCAGGAGAGTTTCCGCTATTCGCAGATGCTGCCCCTGAGCATGTACGAGGAGAGGAACAGCGGCAGCAACCTCCCCGCCCAGATCGACATCGTGGCCTCCCACGGCACGGATTACCGCTTCCTGTTCGTGGCCAAGGGCGGCGGCAGCGCCAACAAGAGCCAGCTCTTCCAGATGACCAAGGCCGTGCTGACCCCGGCGGCGCTCAAGCCCTTCCTGGTGGACAAGATGCGCACCCTGGGCACGGCGGCCTGCCCGCCCTACCACCTCACCTTCGTCATCGGCGGCACCAGCGCCGAGACCGTGATGAAGACCGTCAAGCTGGCCTCCTGCGGCTGGTACGACAGCCTGCCCACCCAGGGCGGCCCCGGCGGCGCGGCCTTCCGCGACCTGGAGCTGGAGGCCGAACTGCTGGAGGAATCCCGCCGGCTGGGCATCGGCGCCCAGTTCGGGGGCAAGTACTTCTGCCACGACGTGCGGGTGATCCGCCTGCCGCGCCACGGCGCCAGCTGCCCCATCGGGATGGGCGTCTCCTGCAGCGCCGATCGCAACATCAAGGGGCGCATCGACGCCGAGGGCGTCTGGCTGGAGGAGTTGGAGCTGGATCCGGGCCGCTTCCTGACGGGCCGGCAGCTGGACGCCTCGACGAGCGTGCCCGTGGACCTCAACCGGCCCATGACCGAGATCCGCGAGGAGCTCTCCCAGTACCCGGTGAAGACCCTGCTGCGCCTGAGCGGCAAGCTGGTCGTCGCCCGGGACATGGCCCACGCCCGGCTCTTCGAGATGCTGCAGGCCGGCCAGCCGCTGCCCGCCTACTTCCGCGACCACCCGATCTACTACGCCGGCCCGGCCAAGACCCCCAACGGCAAGGCCACCGGTTCCTTCGGCCCCACCACGGCCCAGCGGATGGATCCCTACGTGGACGCCTTCCAAAAAGCCGGCGGCAGCCACGTGATGATCGCCAAGGGCAACCGCGGCCAGGTGGTCACGGAGGCCTGCCAGGCCAACGGCGGCTTTTACCTGGGCAGCCCGGGCGGACCGGCGGCCCTGCTGGCCCAGGAGCACATCTTCAGCCAGAAGGTCCTGGACTTCGTCGAGTTCGGGATGGAGGCGGTCTGGGAGATCGAGGTGCGTGACTTCCCGGCGATCATCCTGGTGGACGACAAGGGCAACGACTTCTTCCGGCAGCTGCTGTAG
- a CDS encoding TonB-dependent receptor, with translation MRRALLFILGLLWLTGGQPLSAAQQADPRGSLAGSVLDARTQQPLAGANVELLGASPRLGAATDLEGRFRILQVPAGTWSLQVSMLGYGSVVLTDVVARPGREDPLLARLAPVDLRLAELTVRPEYFAGRQQTGAVTQEFGREEIRRAPGSAEDVNRLVQSLPSVGMGADDQRNDIIARGGNPLENLFLVDGHPIHNLNHFGSQGGTGGPMGMIHVDFIDQVHFSPGGFDARYGDRLSSVMEIRFREGDRERSQGEAFLSLAGLGLELEGPLAGGRGSWLAGARRSYLELLKSQIGYANAPVMADLGGSFQLDLARAWRLSGLLLSGVNRIRFTTAEDPDQNYNVDQLQHTLAGGLALRRTAADGRLQSWRLTLNQLDFDHDFSAWNGGNRIRNLAREQTLSLAHERVRLGRRLDLTLGLGLDHSASVHDVRLAEMRSSWGDSLPDQRLDLRHGQRRLWALSQAEWRPVPGRSLRLGLRLDHDDDTGSLDLQPRASLRQALGPAWALNLAAGGYAQGLPVSWRVQSDDRTAVTSMKSRHAQLGLEWRPRPEWLVSLDLFARRYRDLPVSGLSPDVPLADAGSYYGYTYLGRLSSSGTGRSHGLELLAQKKLGDRTYGSASYSWSVSGYKTPSGPWRPGPFDRRHMGTLILGWVPNHRWEMSLKWRISGGLPTTPVDAAASALAGDTRHRLEDYQSERLPVYHRLDLRLDHRTQGKRCNLVQFWDIENAYNQKNVAYRYWHHRDGEVKTWYGWRIMPVYGLTLEF, from the coding sequence ATGCGGCGCGCCCTGCTCTTCATCCTGGGCCTGTTGTGGTTGACCGGCGGGCAGCCGCTGTCCGCCGCCCAGCAGGCCGATCCGCGCGGCAGCCTGGCGGGAAGCGTGCTGGACGCCCGCACCCAGCAGCCCCTGGCCGGAGCCAACGTGGAACTGCTGGGCGCAAGCCCGCGCCTGGGCGCCGCCACGGACCTGGAAGGCCGCTTCCGCATCCTCCAGGTGCCCGCCGGAACCTGGTCGCTGCAGGTCAGCATGCTGGGCTACGGCAGCGTGGTGCTGACGGACGTGGTGGCGCGGCCGGGGCGGGAGGATCCGCTGCTGGCGCGGCTGGCGCCCGTGGATCTGCGGCTGGCGGAGCTCACCGTGCGGCCCGAGTACTTCGCCGGGCGTCAGCAGACGGGCGCCGTCACCCAGGAGTTCGGGCGCGAGGAGATCCGCCGGGCGCCGGGCAGCGCGGAGGACGTCAACCGCCTGGTGCAGTCGCTTCCCTCCGTGGGGATGGGCGCCGACGACCAGCGCAACGACATCATCGCCCGCGGCGGCAACCCGCTGGAAAACCTCTTCCTGGTGGACGGCCACCCCATCCACAACCTCAACCACTTCGGCAGCCAGGGCGGCACGGGCGGCCCAATGGGCATGATCCACGTGGACTTCATCGACCAGGTGCACTTCTCCCCGGGCGGTTTCGACGCGCGCTACGGCGACCGGCTCAGCTCGGTGATGGAGATCCGCTTCCGCGAGGGCGACCGCGAGCGCAGCCAGGGCGAGGCCTTTCTCAGCCTGGCCGGACTGGGGCTGGAACTGGAGGGCCCGCTGGCCGGCGGGCGCGGCTCCTGGCTGGCCGGGGCGCGGCGCAGCTACCTGGAACTGCTCAAGAGCCAGATCGGCTACGCCAACGCGCCGGTGATGGCCGACCTGGGCGGCTCGTTCCAGCTGGACCTGGCGCGCGCCTGGCGGCTGTCGGGCCTGCTGCTCAGCGGCGTCAACCGCATCCGCTTCACCACGGCCGAGGACCCGGACCAGAACTACAACGTGGACCAGCTGCAGCACACGCTGGCCGGCGGACTGGCCCTGCGCCGGACCGCGGCGGACGGACGGCTGCAGTCCTGGCGTCTCACCCTCAACCAGCTGGATTTCGACCACGATTTCTCCGCCTGGAACGGCGGCAACCGGATCCGCAACCTGGCCCGCGAACAGACCCTCAGCCTGGCCCACGAGCGGGTCCGGCTGGGCCGGCGGCTGGACCTGACGCTGGGGCTGGGCCTGGACCACAGCGCCTCCGTCCACGACGTGCGGCTGGCGGAGATGCGCTCCAGCTGGGGCGACAGCCTGCCTGATCAGCGCCTGGACCTGCGCCACGGGCAGCGGCGGCTCTGGGCACTAAGCCAGGCGGAGTGGCGTCCCGTCCCCGGCCGCTCCCTGCGGCTGGGCCTGCGGCTGGACCACGACGACGACACGGGCAGCCTGGATCTGCAGCCGCGCGCCTCCCTGCGCCAGGCGCTGGGGCCGGCCTGGGCGCTCAACCTGGCGGCGGGCGGCTACGCCCAGGGCCTGCCCGTCTCCTGGCGCGTGCAGAGCGACGACCGGACGGCAGTCACCAGCATGAAGAGCCGGCACGCCCAGCTCGGGCTGGAGTGGCGGCCCCGGCCGGAATGGCTGGTGTCGCTGGACCTGTTCGCGCGCCGCTACCGGGACCTGCCCGTCAGCGGGCTCTCCCCGGACGTGCCCCTGGCGGACGCGGGCAGCTACTACGGTTACACCTACCTGGGGCGGCTGAGCTCCAGCGGGACGGGCCGCAGCCACGGCCTCGAACTGCTGGCGCAGAAGAAGCTGGGCGACCGGACCTACGGCAGCGCCAGCTACTCCTGGTCCGTCTCCGGCTACAAGACCCCCAGCGGTCCCTGGCGGCCCGGGCCCTTCGACCGGCGCCACATGGGCACGCTGATTCTCGGCTGGGTGCCCAACCACCGCTGGGAGATGAGCCTGAAGTGGCGGATCAGCGGCGGCCTGCCCACCACGCCCGTGGACGCGGCGGCCAGCGCCCTGGCCGGGGACACGCGCCACCGGCTGGAGGACTACCAGAGCGAGCGCCTGCCCGTCTACCACCGGCTGGATCTGCGGCTGGATCACCGCACGCAGGGCAAGCGCTGCAACCTGGTCCAGTTCTGGGACATCGAGAACGCCTACAACCAGAAAAACGTGGCCTACCGCTACTGGCACCACCGCGACGGGGAGGTCAAGACCTGGTATGGCTGGCGGATCATGCCGGTCTACGGGCTGACCCTGGAGTTTTAG